The Oncorhynchus mykiss isolate Arlee chromosome 14, USDA_OmykA_1.1, whole genome shotgun sequence genome segment TAAACAAGAAAATACAACATAACAAACAGACCAAATACACAAACATTCAGTAGACAATGAGATTAATTATGGCATAAGTATAACCTGAGTATTCACTTATCAATTTAAAATCTGCTATGTTGGCAAGGTTTTTTGTAAGAAAGACATTTCATAcaaaaagacagaaaataaaacaGAAACAGACTACAGGCAACAACAGGCAGTGACTATGGGCCCACACTGCAGTATGCGCCAGACAATGGAAGCAAAACGATGAGACATccatctactacagtacagtacatgaacCCATGTCTCTCTAAGTGAATATGACAAATTAATAACATGAATGTTTACTGGCAAGAAACACTTAATTCATAAAATACCATATTAGACAAAAGGAAAACTAAAATGACATAACATTTATTTGTGGGAGAAGTGCAACCATGAAATGCTAGTAAAGTACATAAAGAAAACTAACAAAactaaacaaaaaataaacaaaataaataagtagACACTGCCGATAACCACTAGATCCATATAGCATCAGGTGCGTACAGTATATTACATAGTATAAAATTCAAGTTCACTTGACCTGTCCCTTCACAAACATCCTAACACTAGTTTAGTTCTCACCCACATCTTTAAAACGTTACTCCCTGTTTTATCATAGAACAAGACTCACCAAATATGCACCAGAACATCCGTAAAGGTTATGACACCATATCATCCTTTTACTTACTAATTAATTCCTCCCCTATAAAGGAATACTGTAATGGCCTTAAAACAAAATGAAAGAATAATGCAGTAAACATTATTTTATCAGTCTAATGTGACatgataaaaaaataagaaaacacaCAGCATTGATGATGGGGTTACATCATGTGTATCTGTTGATTGCTGAATTGAGATTCATGTCACACTGTATTAAAACAGATTTTGTGTTCAAATAGTCAACTATTCTTAGGTTTTTCTTCATGAACATTCAAGGCTTTATTTATAAAGCAAATTAAACGACTGAGGAAACAAGATTACATTTTCTTCAGGAAAAGAAAAACACAGTGCAAATAGGTGCTGCTTTTAATACCTTGACTTAAACAGGTTATACAATTTAAAACTAACCAATATACAGTATTCTGCTGTCTGATAGAAAATTGTATTTATTAAATATGGTACATTCTATCCATTGGTATTTCAAACACTAATTAACTTAACAATACTTTAAATAAGGACTTGGTCAAATAAAGGGAATAAAATAATTTGAAATAACAATATAAAATGTCTCCACAATATAACCTTGAACTAATAAATAAGATACAAGATTTAAGCTATTATGATTGAGCATATTAATATTGAACATGGTGTTTGATGTGATTCTGTCCAGATCAGTTAGCTATTCTTAGCCACACAATCGTCTTCCAAAGTTAAATTGAACTCATCTCATACACTACCTTTCTCTGCTTTCTATTCCATTCCCAGGGTACACAGTCAAACAATCCAGAATCGTTTCACTTTAATGCACATTTATTTTGGTTGCATAATGTTAATAACAAACATTTTACAAGATACTGTGGTATATAAGAATAAGGAATTTGTTCAACTTCAAATACTATTAGACCTCAGTTCGTGCAACATCATCACTATTCCCATTTCATTCAGGCCATCAGTAGAGTTCTTGAAGAAACTCAGAAAACAGAAAGATTTAGACTGATAAATATTTTGTGGCTCAAGTATTCTACATGTCCATTTCACGTTTAAATAGTACCAATAATCTTTAAATAATCCTgcgttgaaaaataaataaatgatgtaGTTAAATGCACTACCAATTGACAGTTGACAGGGGTCATCAATcatatattgttttttatttattatatatattttttaatcggTATAGTTGTTTTGTCTTCTGTTGTAATTTACAAACTGTCTCACAGATACAAATAATGCAGACTTACAAAATAAATTCAGGTACGCTTACATGGCAAGCAGCTGTTTTCTTGGGCCTAAAAAAATACAGACATGTGCCATACCCAAAAATATCAAGAGGAACCACATTTCATTCAAACCCTATTAACATGGCTCTTTACACAAAAAAGTAACAGAATCATTCCATATCTGCTATTCGGTTTGTAAGCGCCTTTTCATAGTGAAAACAAGGCATCAGGGCCCCCAGCAGCGACCAGCAGTAATCAGTTATAATCCAGGCAGATCGTAAGTGTCTGTAAATGGGGGATCCCAACAACGTTATATTCCCAGGAGAACTGCAAAGTCACAATTTCTGATAGTTATTTCATCCAAAATACTGATTTGATATTTCCACAAAAACACTGTGGAAGGGTCAATATGAGTAACACTCAACATTGTTTCCGTGACTCAATGATTTGGTTGAAAAAAAGTACCAATTTCAGAAGCAGCAAAATATTACAATTGTCTCTTAAGGATGTCTTGTGGTATGATGTGTTATTCATACATGTTATAATGGCATCAACACATCAGGGGAAAAGTCTGTATTTGCAAGAGAGCCACTGATTCCCAAGAAATCTGACTGGAGCCAGCTGTCCAGTTTATCCATTGGTCATTAAGGTTTTCCACAAGGCACTTTTGTAAttgggggaaggggagggggggggggggtgttgagtgGATACATAGCCTACATTTTACTCATTTGAGTCTGTTCCTCCAGAACTTGAAGGTAGTCAGGTGTACCTTGAAGTTTTGCTTTAAGTTCATAATACTCGTTTTTCCTTTGCTCCACTACTATCTTACTATGGTTGCCCCCTATTAGTGACTTTTTCATATTTTTGTCATGTGGTTTCTCTGGGTAACGGATCTCAAACCCACTCACCCCTATACTGTTGAAATCCAGCCTTTTACTGTCTAAAAAGTTTTGAATGAACATGTTGGATTCTCTCGGCAGGAACTCATCCAGCTCATCAATGGTGCTCAGTCTCTTATTTCGGGGGTCCAGGGGGGACAGTGAGTCCTTGTCTTGGTCAGTGCTGTTGCGCATTATTATTTTCTGTCTCTGAGAGTCAGCAAATCTAAAGCCTGACTCAGAGTCTCTAATCGAACAGGTGTGGCTCTTGCTCATATGCTCAATAGTTTGGGGGATGAACGTCTCCCCTCCCAGGTCATCTTTCTTGCTAGATTTGTTGTGTCTTCTGAGCGTGAGTTGCATGGAGCCACACTCCTGATTCCCCATGCCCTCCTGGCGTCCTGGTGGCTTTTTATTGCGCCTAAGCACAAACACCAAGAGGCAGAAAGCAACAAATACTGTGAGGATGAGCACCACCAGGATACTGAGGATCATGATGGATAGGGGAACTGGACCTCCCGGAGGGGCTTTGCCCACACTTGCTGGGGACAAGGAGTTCACCACCGGAATAGCACTGGTCAGGATGAAAGGGGACCTAGCTATGAGTTTGGGGCATAGGATCTCATTTTTCAGCAGCCTTAACTCTATATTGGAAAACTGCACTGGGGATGCACATTTGATCTCCTTCGCAGCCACTCCATCATTCAGCTTCTCCAGCCAAAGTTTCAGAGCCACTAAATCACAGGAGCATTCCCATGGATTGCCTTCCAGATCAATCTGAGTGAGAGACCTCAGCTGGTCTAGGACGCCACTCACAGGCAGAGTCATGAAATGGTTGTTCTTAAGATTTAGCCTAGCCAAGGAAACGCTAGCAAAGATATAGGCAGGGAGGCTCCTTAGCACATTATTGTTCAGATACAACAACTGCAGATTTGGCATGGAGTCAAAGGTCTCTGCTAACACCTCTTTTATGGCATTGTATTCCAAGTACAAGTATTGGAGGTTACTGAGCCCAAGGAACATCTCAGGATGCAGCTGCTCTAGTTGGTTTCCATTGAGATAAAGCCTACGGAGGTTGGTCAGATTTGCAAAGACACCTTTTTGAACTGTGACTATTTGATTGCTGCCCAGATGTAATAAATCTAAACCCTCAAAGCCTTGGAAATCAACTGGACTGATATCTTGTATATAATTACCACTCAGGTGTAGCTTCTTGGCATTTGGTGGTTTGGGAATGAGATCTGCTAGATTGTGTATACTTCTCTCTTGGCAACTCACACCAATGCCAAAGTCTGAGGGATGAGCTTTGCACGTGCAAGGCTGTGGGCACGAGAGAGGTGGGGTTCTTGTTTGATAGGACATAATTGGAATATGTTTATTCAAACCAGGTAAACCAACAATCCCGTTACCATACATTTTAGATGGGTTTGTTGTTATGGGGGGTATCGTAGTGGGTGCAGTGTCGGTTGTTGTTTGGCCATTATCTGGCTGTGAAGGGGGCATCCTTACGTCAAAGTCACTACCTGTTCCCATGGGACACAGttcctgtttgtttgtttctttcaACAGGCGTCCATACAGGTCACTAGGGGTTTCACATATAGCCTCCCCAATAAAAATGTTATAGGGCATGTTCTCCAACCAAGCTTTCAAGGGTAACAAATCACAAGTGCAATTCCATGGGTTGTCATCGAGCTGCAATTCCACTATACGTCCAATGTGTTCCAAAACTCCAAGATATGGTAGCTTCTGAATCCTGTTTCCTCTTATATCCAAATGTGTAAGGGAGGCAAAGCGAAAAATATTATCAGGAAGGATCTGAACGAGATTGTCATTTAGGATGAGAACTTTCAGCCTATGCAATTTGTTGAATGATCCTTTTTCAATATACTTGATCAAATTGTAGTCAGCCTGGAGGTATTCCAAGTTTTCGATCCCATAGAAAGTGTCAGCTCGGAGCACTTTTAATTCATTGTTATTTAAGTGCAGCTGTTTCAATGAACTAAGGCCATAAAAGGCCCCTCCCTCGATGTTCTGTAATTTGTTGTTTCCCAGTTGAAGAGAGACTGCGTGTGTGAAATTGAGAAAGGAATTGGGGTAAAGGATGATCAATAGGTTATTTTGGAAATTCAAATGATAGAGGCTAGAGACCGGGGGCAGCAGCTGAGTAGGTCTGTACACAGTTATTTTCTCACAGTTCACATAGAGGACGTTCTCGATGGACATGCAAGAACAGGCGCTGCAAGTCTCCGCTGAGAGGTCAGAATCCAAGTCAGAAAACGTATTCGATACGGAAAAGGCCAAAAGAACTAGAAGCAGCATTTTGCCTTTTATAAATCCCCCAGAAAACCATTTAGTAACCTTTGAgaggaaaaacaaacaaacaatcaaaACACAAATTTGTACTATACATACAAACAGTATTTCATAAATGGGTAGTTAATAGCCTACTGCTGATGTTAGTAATGCTTTGGCTACACATCAGGCTACATTAATGTACACAAATCAACCCATTTCTCTTTAGCAATACAGCTACCAAGTACTATTTTATCCTGAAAAAATATGACTTTCTctcatattaataataataacctAATAATAGACTAATAATAATTGCCCGATCAGCCTTATAATCATCATCTCCTTCTGATGTTACCAAACATAAAATCACCAGAGGAATAAATAATTATATAAAGAAAGTGGGCCAATTGTGTGGGCATATACCAGGTTATTCAACAAAAAGAGGAGAAAATATATAGGCTACTGCACCCTACTGTATGGTGACATATGATGGGCTAAAACATCCCATGAAGCCTCTGCCCCAAAAGGGATCAAACCATAttgtaataaaaaaatatgaacaATATAAAGAATGGATGTTAAATCTTTTCAACCATGTATAAAAAAAACTTGTCTTTCTTACCTTAAGCGTTTGTAAATGTGGTTTCTTGATAGACAGACATTGCTCCCATTCAGACGTCAGAATCGCAGTGGGCTCAGATTTCAGCCTATGCATCTCTTCTTGACAGACTCCACTTGTTTAAAACATGATTTCTCTCGTAGGGTCCCCAGTGTTGCTGTATATCCATGAAGCATTTCAGTGCGGAATGAACTAAAGACAAGGTGCCCCCTCTGCGTTCAGACAGAAGGGACTGAAAGCAAGCAGCTGAAGTGACTGCAAAGCAACTTCAGCATGCTCTCCAGTTcatgagagaggagaaggaaacgAATTGTGCTGCTCCAACACCCCCAGTCCATAGAGATGCTCGCTGAAGTTGGATTGATTAGTTCAGGCAAAAACAAAACAGCAATAGGCTACCCACTCGATAAACCGAAATATATCATGCGCGGGTTTACTCACCTCAAAAAATATTACATCTCGTCTCTTTTCGAATCATGTAGTTCACAGGGCTACCTACCAGTGATGTCTGAGGTTCAGCCAGTCTTTACACCAAGGAAAAAACACACTGATATTCAGGAAAAAAAGCAGAACAGCGACTGTCGCGAAAAATGTATCATTCAGTTTAGTCAGATGCGGGCAATATTCCACCAAATCAAGAAACTACGTTCAAATAAACTACTGATAAAACAGTCATCAGGGATCCGGATAAGTGGGAAGATACCTGCCTGTGTCATTGGTATGCTGCTTTACAGCTGCATTGAGCTTCCCACACGACTTGTGGGAGGAGAGAatgcagagatgcagagagaatgggggaggaggggagggggtgaaaagagatgcagggagagagatgagtgagGAGAGGGGGTCTCATAGACTACACGGGGAACTTCAGGCCTTGAAATTTATATTTTAAGAAGTAGATACATAGTAATTTAAAAGATTTGTGTAATTGTGTTTCTTATCCTTATAATGATCATTACCCATTTCGCATTGTGCTATATAGCCTAATGGTTGAATGTAATGTAAGGTAGGCCTACCTGACAATTCAAGAGGGCTTGGCACCTGCCATTCTATTTTATGATTGGAGTGTTTTTAAAATGGCACAGAACGTGAGCAGCATTCTAATGGGGACTCTTATTCAAGGTGGACTGCAG includes the following:
- the LOC110488543 gene encoding SLIT and NTRK-like protein 4; the protein is MHRLKSEPTAILTSEWEQCLSIKKPHLQTLKVTKWFSGGFIKGKMLLLVLLAFSVSNTFSDLDSDLSAETCSACSCMSIENVLYVNCEKITVYRPTQLLPPVSSLYHLNFQNNLLIILYPNSFLNFTHAVSLQLGNNKLQNIEGGAFYGLSSLKQLHLNNNELKVLRADTFYGIENLEYLQADYNLIKYIEKGSFNKLHRLKVLILNDNLVQILPDNIFRFASLTHLDIRGNRIQKLPYLGVLEHIGRIVELQLDDNPWNCTCDLLPLKAWLENMPYNIFIGEAICETPSDLYGRLLKETNKQELCPMGTGSDFDVRMPPSQPDNGQTTTDTAPTTIPPITTNPSKMYGNGIVGLPGLNKHIPIMSYQTRTPPLSCPQPCTCKAHPSDFGIGVSCQERSIHNLADLIPKPPNAKKLHLSGNYIQDISPVDFQGFEGLDLLHLGSNQIVTVQKGVFANLTNLRRLYLNGNQLEQLHPEMFLGLSNLQYLYLEYNAIKEVLAETFDSMPNLQLLYLNNNVLRSLPAYIFASVSLARLNLKNNHFMTLPVSGVLDQLRSLTQIDLEGNPWECSCDLVALKLWLEKLNDGVAAKEIKCASPVQFSNIELRLLKNEILCPKLIARSPFILTSAIPVVNSLSPASVGKAPPGGPVPLSIMILSILVVLILTVFVAFCLLVFVLRRNKKPPGRQEGMGNQECGSMQLTLRRHNKSSKKDDLGGETFIPQTIEHMSKSHTCSIRDSESGFRFADSQRQKIIMRNSTDQDKDSLSPLDPRNKRLSTIDELDEFLPRESNMFIQNFLDSKRLDFNSIGVSGFEIRYPEKPHDKNMKKSLIGGNHSKIVVEQRKNEYYELKAKLQGTPDYLQVLEEQTQMSKM